ATGCTTCGGAGTCTATCAAACAGGATATCAACGATCAGATCAATAATTTTGGTAAAGATTTGGATGTATCAGAGCCCGTAAAAACACAGGAGGAAAAGAAAACACCTAAACCAGATCAGACAGCATCTACAGCAGATGATTATAGTGATGGCGGGCATAGGCAACCCGAATATTACGGAAGCCAGAGTAATTACTATAGCGACGGTTCTACTACGCAAGATTCAGAAAAAAAAGACCTTACTGAAGAAGATGCAAATACTGTGGAAACTGCACACTCAACAAATACTGATGGAACCGATACAGGCTCAGCGGAGGCAGATGCTCCGGAAAAATCATAATAACAACCCTTCTAAGGAGACGTTAACAATCCATTTCAATTTTCTTTGCAATTACGTGTTTCTTGCTTCTTTGAACAAAATAATCCAATTCCGTTCCCCATAAAACGTTTCCCTGGCCAGTTCTCCAGGTGGAGTAATCAGAGATATATTATTAGCTTATGTTAACACATGAACAACAGATAGCGCAGCAGTTATCGATCAGTGAAAGGCAAGTGCGTACTACCATTGCCTTGTTGGACGAAGGTGCAACCGTACCTTTTATTTCCCGTTATAGAAAAGAGCTTACCGGTAGCCTCGATGAGGTGGCAGTATCGGGGATCCGCGATAGGGTGGCCCAATTGCGAGAACTAGATAAAAGACGGGACGCAATTGTTAAATCACTAACTGAATTGGGCAAACTTAGTCCTGAGTTACAGCTTAAGCTCAACGAAGCAGAAACAATGGCTGTGTTAGAGGATATTTACCTGCCATTTAAGCCAAAACGGAAAACAAGAGCTTCAGTAGCTCGTGACAAAGGTCTGGAGCCGCTCGCTACGGTAATTATGCAGCAAAATTCTCTCGAACTGGAAGTGGAGGCAACTCGTTTTATCAGTGAGGAAAAGGGCGTGTCTTCTGTGGAGGAAGCGCTTGCCGGGGCGCGTGATATAGTAGCGGAACAGATCGCCGAACATGCAGATACAAGAGCTCAAATACGTAACCTTTTCTTGGAACAAGGTGTTTTTTCGTCACGTGTTGTTCCTGGAAAAGAGGAGGAGGCCATTAAGTATAAGGATTACTACGAGTGGTCTGAACCGTTGAAAACAGCTCCATCCCATCGTGTTCTCGCTATGAGACGTGGTGAGAAAGAACAGTTACTGTATTTAGATATAGATGTGCCCGAAGATGAGGCTATTGCTATTATAGATCGTCGTTTTGTAATAGCGAGTAATCAGACATCGGCTCAGGTAAGCTTAGCGATTCAGGATAGTTTTAAAAGACTATTGAAACCATCCATGGAAACCGAAGTACGTTTATTGACACGTAAACGTGCCGACGAAGAAGCTATCCGTGTTTTTGCAGAGAATGCCCGCCAACTCTTATTAGCAGCTCCATTAGGCAGTAAACGAATAATGGCAATAGATCCAGGATTTAGAACAGGCTGTAAATTAGTTTGTTTAGATGAGCAGGGTAAGTTATTGATAAATAATACAATATATCCTCATAATGGTGCTGCAAAGTCACAAGAGGCTGCTCATGAGTTGAAGCAATTATGTGATAAATATGCGATAGAAGCTATTGCTATTGGTAATGGTACTGCAGGTAGAGAGACAGAAGATTTTATAAGGAAGCTTCATTTGGGCGATCCTATAATAGTAATGGTCAATGAAAGCGGAGCTTCCATATATTCCGCTTCGGATGCCGCGCGCGAAGAGTTCCCTAACTATGATATCACTGTACGAGGAGCCGTGTCCATAGGTAGGCGCTTGATGGACCCTCTGGCCGAACTCGTTAAAATCGATCCTAAATCAATTGGAGTGGGGCAATACCAACATGATGTCGATCAGTCCAAATTGCAGGCATCACTTGCAGATACCGTGGTAAGTTGCGTGAATGCGGTAGGAGTTGAATTGAATACGGCGTCGAAACAGCTATTGGCTTATGTTTCAGGCTTAGGTCCAGCATTGGCACAGGGTATTGTTGAATACCGTAATCAGCATGGTGCCTTTAGGCGACGTTCAGATCTAAAAAAAGTACCACGTTTAGGTGAAAAGGCATTTGAACAGGCGGCCGGATTTTTGCGTATAAGAGGTGCGGAAAACCCATTAGATGCTAGTGCCGTGCACCCAGAGCGTTATGATGTAGTAGAGAAAATGGCAGCTGATTTAGGACAAAATGTAACCGATTTATTAAAAGATGAAAAACTTCGAAAGCGTATCCCTTTAGGCAAATATGTAAGCGAGGAGATCGGGCTACCCACTTTGAATGATATTATGAGTGAACTTGCAAAACCTGGACTTGACCCGCGTGAAAAGTTTGAAGCTTTCTCGTTTACAG
This Olivibacter sp. SDN3 DNA region includes the following protein-coding sequences:
- a CDS encoding Tex family protein — translated: MLTHEQQIAQQLSISERQVRTTIALLDEGATVPFISRYRKELTGSLDEVAVSGIRDRVAQLRELDKRRDAIVKSLTELGKLSPELQLKLNEAETMAVLEDIYLPFKPKRKTRASVARDKGLEPLATVIMQQNSLELEVEATRFISEEKGVSSVEEALAGARDIVAEQIAEHADTRAQIRNLFLEQGVFSSRVVPGKEEEAIKYKDYYEWSEPLKTAPSHRVLAMRRGEKEQLLYLDIDVPEDEAIAIIDRRFVIASNQTSAQVSLAIQDSFKRLLKPSMETEVRLLTRKRADEEAIRVFAENARQLLLAAPLGSKRIMAIDPGFRTGCKLVCLDEQGKLLINNTIYPHNGAAKSQEAAHELKQLCDKYAIEAIAIGNGTAGRETEDFIRKLHLGDPIIVMVNESGASIYSASDAAREEFPNYDITVRGAVSIGRRLMDPLAELVKIDPKSIGVGQYQHDVDQSKLQASLADTVVSCVNAVGVELNTASKQLLAYVSGLGPALAQGIVEYRNQHGAFRRRSDLKKVPRLGEKAFEQAAGFLRIRGAENPLDASAVHPERYDVVEKMAADLGQNVTDLLKDEKLRKRIPLGKYVSEEIGLPTLNDIMSELAKPGLDPREKFEAFSFTEGVNSVSDLKVGMKLPGIVTNITNFGAFVDIGVHQDGLVHLSQLANRFIKDANEVVKVHQPVEVTVVEVDVARNRISLSMKAAEKSAPTKDRRRSNFKNDKRQSETDMAAKLAALKSKFS
- a CDS encoding twin-arginine translocase TatA/TatE family subunit, whose amino-acid sequence is MLSSVLLFLNIGGSEMMLILLVALFLFGGRKLPELARGLGRGLREFKDASESIKQDINDQINNFGKDLDVSEPVKTQEEKKTPKPDQTASTADDYSDGGHRQPEYYGSQSNYYSDGSTTQDSEKKDLTEEDANTVETAHSTNTDGTDTGSAEADAPEKS